Part of the Fimbriimonadia bacterium genome is shown below.
GGGCGACGCCCAAACCGTCACGCTGAGCCCGTCGAAGCGTGACGTAGATCTGCTGCGGCGAAACCACGGTGGCTGCATCGCCGGGACGGCGATGCCACGGTGACCACATCGCCGAGACGGCGATGCCACGGTGACCCCATCGCCGGGACGGCGATGCCACGGAGACAGCCCGCAATGTAGGTTGACAAAGTGGGCGAGTCGTGATAGGATGGTTGCAGGCCCGTGCAGCGAGCGGGTCGTGCGGTGCGATCCTCCCCCGGCTGCGCGGGCGAAAGAGGAGGATGCAGAATGTGTGGGCGCTTTGACAGGTTCCTCCTTACCCTTATTGCGGCGGGGGGGGTACCTTAGTACTCTCTCTTACGGTGGACGCTCAGCCCGTCCCCGGTTCCTCCTGGCCGATGGCGGGACGTGACGCCCGCCACACGGGCAGGCAAGTCTTCGAGCCGCTGTTCGGGCTCAACCCAGGCAGCATCTACTGGATATTCGACACGGGTGACCTCTATCGCAAGCTCCAGGGGTCTTGCGCGATCGGGCCAGAGGGCCGTATCTACTTCACAAGCGAGAGTACCGTGGGCGGTCACGGAAAGGCTTTCGGAGTCAACGTGGTTAACGGACAGCCCCAGCTCGCCTGGATGTACGATCGGGATTCGCCCGGTGGGCCGGTGCTGTCCAACATGCTGTCCATTCCCGCGCTCGGGCTCCTCGAACCTGAGGAGGTGGAAGAACGGGATGGGCCGCAGCCGCCTCCGTACGGCGTGTTCTTCGGCTGTGACGATGGGCGACTGCGCTGTCTCAGTCCGACCGGGCAGCTACTCTGGAGGTCGGCAGACCTTGGCGACGGGATTGCGGCAGGGCCCGTGATCGGCGCGAATGGCCGCGTGTACGTGTGCGTGGATAGCGCCGGCGGCTCGGGCTGGCTATGCGCGTTCACGTCGGTGAACTCAGGTAACGAAGTTCAGCCCATCTGGTCAGTTGCAATTGGGACAGGTGCGGTGGCGTCGCCCGCGATCTGGGAGGAGGACGGGAACACGTACCTCATTTGTGCCTCCATCGAGGGCATTGTGTACAAGGTGAGGGATGCCGGACGGCAAGGGGACGTGCAGTGGACCCGGAATCTCCAAGTTGACCAGTCACCCACTCCTGTTGTCACCTATCCGGCCGTTGCTGACGACGGTACCATCTACGTGGGCACGTTCTGGGTCAGCTTCCGCGGGTTCGTGTATGCGCTCCGCATGACGAACGGCTCGTTCAAGTGGACGGGCTTGCCCCGAAACCGCATCGAAGTGGCTCGCAAGATGACCTTCCCGATCCAAGAGGACCAGTTCGGACCCATCGAGGGATCTCCGTGTATCGGTCCAGGCGGAGACGTCTTCGTCGGAACCCAGGAGGCCTCTCAGGGTATCTTCCTGGGAGAACACCACCTACTGCGAGTCGTTGACCTGGGCGCAACGGGTATCGCAACTATCATCCACGTAGCCAACCCCCCCACGCGCATCGATCCGACGCCGATGGTGGGCATCAAGTCTCCGCAGGGCACTCCCTACCTGATCTTCGCGCCGGAGAGCGGCTACGTGTATGCTGCCGACCCATCGTCCGGGGCGGTGCTCCAGGGGTTCCCTGCTTACACGAATGGGCTGGAGCACCCTGGTATGGTGATGGACTCCAGGGGGGTCATCTACGTAGGGGCCAACAACGGGAAGTTGTACACGGTTGTCGGACCCCACTAGTAGCATCGAGTCGCGCGGGGGACAACTCCCCCGCGCGCCCCCTGCGTTCAACAGAGCAGAATGGAGTGAATGGAATGGTTGGTAGGTTGTACAGCGTCGGCATGTTCTTGCTCGCACTCCTATCGAGTGCGTGTGGCCAGGTGTGGTGGGAGCACCAAGTAGTAGCCAGAGGACTGCTCGGGGTCGTTTCGGACAAGCAGTCGTGGGTGAACTCGAGTGGGCTGCCTACGTTCACCGGGATCACGGATGCTGGGTATACCGTGTTCAAGGGCAGCGAGAACATCAGTGCGGCTGTGGGTGGTGAGCAAGGCCTGTCCGAAGGCATCAACGATGCAGGTCAGATCACGTGGCGCGGTGGTGGCGCCGTCTGGGTTGACACAACTCGAATCTCCGACGGGCTGATAGTCGATCAAACTGGCGTTGCCATCTACGCCAAGGGTATCACCCTTGATGGTAGACCGCTTTGGTCGCTGTCCTACTCACAGCCGGTCCAGGGCCGTGATGACGAGGTGTTCCTCGGTCGCGAGTCGTTGCGCGCTGGAGATATCTTAGGGACTAACCGAGTGGCGACGGAGGTCGCCGTTTCGCCTGCGGGCTATGCCATCTGGTATGGGAAAGGCGATGCGACCGGGCAGCGCCGTCAGGTCTTTCGTGGCACGGAGAACGTCTCCCTCCCCGTGTTGGGACCCCAAGGATATGCTGAGGCGCACGACATCAACGACCGCGGGGAAGCCCTGTGGACCGGATGGTACGCGGGGCAGCAGTTTCCCAACCACATGACCTTCGTGAACGATCGAGAGATATCTGCGTTTTTGGGATCCGAGCGCTCGTCGATCGGCAGAGCCATCAACTCCAGGGGCCAGGTGTTGTGGGAAGGTTGGGGAGCCTTTACCAACTTTCGCAATGAGGTCTTCTTGGACGAGCGTTGCCTATCACTTGAGGTGTTCGGCGCGCGGTACCACGAAGCATATGCTGTACAGCGGCTCTTGTCCGATGGCGGGTACGCCATGTGGTATGCATACTACTACGATGCGACTGGCTCACGGCGCATGGACGTCTTCGTCAACGAGCGCAACATTAGTGAGGGATTGCTAGGTGATCTGCCGTTCGTGGAGACGAAAGGCGTTGATGACTTCGGTCGGGGCCTCTGGACAGGCCGCGGATTCGCCACCGGGTTCAAGTATAGGGCCTACTTGGACAGGCTGGATCTCAGCGCCGACGCACGCGGCGGCAGCGGGTTTGCATCGTGGGGGCTGGCCATGGGGCGCAACGGTCATGCGCTGTGGGCGGACCAGGATCCGGCTACAGGCGAAGTGTTCGTCTGGCTCTCCACCCCCGTCCCGGAGCCGAGCGGAGGTGTCGGCGTGTCCGCAGCTCTCGGCCTCGTGCTGATGCGCAAGCGGAGAACGCGTTAGCCATGCGTGTCCGGTGCGCCTACTGGTGGCGGTTGGGCCCGTTCAGCGGTGCGCCGCCCGTGTTCCCGGAGTATATAGAGTGGCCGCACGTCACGATTGACAGCGACGGAACCATCTATGTGGGGTCGTATCACTACAATACGACCGGCAAACTCTACGCAATATGGGGGCCTTAAAATGGGATGGCAGAAGTACTTCATGCTCACTGTCGTACACCTAGCTGCCGTGGTGCCGGCTGCAGCGCAGTCGGGGCTGTGGCGTCATGACCTTCTCGTCGAAGGGTTGTTACTGCGACCGCATAGCGCTTACGTGAACCCTTCCGGAGTTGCAGTATATGCGGGACGGACCGACACGGGGACCAATATCTTCGTGGGAGGACGAAACTACAGCCTGGAGGTCTTCGGCGCATATCATATGGCTAAGTCCTTTGGTGTAACGGCGAGTGGCCTCCCCATCTGGACATCGCTGAACCAGCTCTATGTGGGTGCGACGAACATCAGCCAAGCAGTCACCACTTCCGTGACTAACGTGCCACGTCAGTTCGGGTGTGGTGGCTACTTCTCGTTCCAGGGATCGAGTGGTGGTAGGCAGAAGGTGTTCGTGAACGAAACAGACGTGACTGCTGCAGCACTGGGTCCGGAGGGTTCCGGAGAGCTCCCC
Proteins encoded:
- a CDS encoding PEP-CTERM sorting domain-containing protein (PEP-CTERM proteins occur, often in large numbers, in the proteomes of bacteria that also encode an exosortase, a predicted intramembrane cysteine proteinase. The presence of a PEP-CTERM domain at a protein's C-terminus predicts cleavage within the sorting domain, followed by covalent anchoring to some some component of the (usually Gram-negative) cell surface. Many PEP-CTERM proteins exhibit an unusual sequence composition that includes large numbers of potential glycosylation sites. Expression of one such protein has been shown restore the ability of a bacterium to form floc, a type of biofilm.), translating into MVGRLYSVGMFLLALLSSACGQVWWEHQVVARGLLGVVSDKQSWVNSSGLPTFTGITDAGYTVFKGSENISAAVGGEQGLSEGINDAGQITWRGGGAVWVDTTRISDGLIVDQTGVAIYAKGITLDGRPLWSLSYSQPVQGRDDEVFLGRESLRAGDILGTNRVATEVAVSPAGYAIWYGKGDATGQRRQVFRGTENVSLPVLGPQGYAEAHDINDRGEALWTGWYAGQQFPNHMTFVNDREISAFLGSERSSIGRAINSRGQVLWEGWGAFTNFRNEVFLDERCLSLEVFGARYHEAYAVQRLLSDGGYAMWYAYYYDATGSRRMDVFVNERNISEGLLGDLPFVETKGVDDFGRGLWTGRGFATGFKYRAYLDRLDLSADARGGSGFASWGLAMGRNGHALWADQDPATGEVFVWLSTPVPEPSGGVGVSAALGLVLMRKRRTR
- a CDS encoding PQQ-like beta-propeller repeat protein — protein: MAGRDARHTGRQVFEPLFGLNPGSIYWIFDTGDLYRKLQGSCAIGPEGRIYFTSESTVGGHGKAFGVNVVNGQPQLAWMYDRDSPGGPVLSNMLSIPALGLLEPEEVEERDGPQPPPYGVFFGCDDGRLRCLSPTGQLLWRSADLGDGIAAGPVIGANGRVYVCVDSAGGSGWLCAFTSVNSGNEVQPIWSVAIGTGAVASPAIWEEDGNTYLICASIEGIVYKVRDAGRQGDVQWTRNLQVDQSPTPVVTYPAVADDGTIYVGTFWVSFRGFVYALRMTNGSFKWTGLPRNRIEVARKMTFPIQEDQFGPIEGSPCIGPGGDVFVGTQEASQGIFLGEHHLLRVVDLGATGIATIIHVANPPTRIDPTPMVGIKSPQGTPYLIFAPESGYVYAADPSSGAVLQGFPAYTNGLEHPGMVMDSRGVIYVGANNGKLYTVVGPH